In Rhodamnia argentea isolate NSW1041297 chromosome 11, ASM2092103v1, whole genome shotgun sequence, one genomic interval encodes:
- the LOC115750532 gene encoding protein DA1-related 1-like, whose protein sequence is MGWLTKILGGSSHRKHYQEKPGAYKSWDEMHNSEDELADQEREEIDYAIALSLAEEDLEGKKVIGADEDDHSEEEGQPTNVESEDNEQVGQKEDEHVEAPKEEAKHVQSQLEDDEQLAKALQESMSVESPPRYGSGSIFRPFPSFPSGYRICAGCNAEIGRGRFLTCMDSVWHPECFRCHACNHPISDYEFSVWGNRPYHKSCYKEQHHPRCDVCNSYIPTNTEGYIEYRAHPFWLQKYCPSHERDGTPRCCSCERMEPRDTRYLLLDDGRKLCLECLDSAIMDTNECQPLYLEIREFYEGLNMKVEQQIPLLLVERQALNEAREGEKGGNHHMPETRGLCLSEEQCVTTIIRRPRIGSGYRMIEMVTEPFRLVRQCEVTAILILYGLPRLLTGSILAHEMMHAWLRLQGYPNLSPAVEEGICQVLAHMWLDSEMYSSSGSDVASSSSSSSSPSSSSLTSTSSKKGLRSDFEKKLGEFFKHQIESDSSAAYGDGFRLGNQAVLKYDLRSTLDHIRMTGSFPL, encoded by the exons ATGGGTTGGTTGACCAAGATCCTCGGAGGTTCTAGCCATCGGAAGCATTATCAGGAGAAACCCGGAGCTTATAAAAGCTGGGACGAGATGCATAATTCTGAG GATGAATTGGCAgatcaagaaagagaagagattgACTATGCCATCGCACTTTCTCTCGCAGAAGAAGATCTAGAGGGGAAAAAGGTGATTG gaGCTGATGAAGATGATCACTCGGAGGAAGAAGGGCAACCTACTAATGTagaatcagaagacaatgaacaAGTCGGccaaaaagaagatgaacacGTTGAAGCTCCGAAAGAGGAAGCAAAGCATGTCCAATCTCAGTTGGAGGATGATGAACAACTCGCCAAGGCTCTCCAAGAAAGCATGAGTGTTGAATCGCCCCCTCGATATGGAAGTGGAAGCATCTTTCGCCCTTTTCCATCCTTCCCTTCTGGGTATAG AATTTGTGCTGGTTGCAATGCCGAGATCGGGAGGGGACGATTCTTGACTTGCATGGATTCAGTTTGGCATCCAGAATGCTTTCGCTGCCATGCTTGCAATCATCCTATTTCTGATTATGAG TTCTCGGTTTGGGGGAATCGCCCGTATCACAAGTCCTGCTACAAGGAACAGCATCATCCAAGGTGTGATGTTTGCAACAGCTAT ATTCCAACAAATACAGAAGGCTATATTGAGTATAGGGCACATCCTTTTTGGCTACAGAAGTATTGCCCCTCGCACGAGCGGGACGGGACTCCTCGATGTTGTAGTTGTGAAAGAATGGAA CCAAGAGACACAAGATACTTGTTACTTGACGATGGTCGAAAGTTATGTTTGGAGTGTCTAGACTCGGCGATCATGGACACCAACGAATGCCAACCACTTTACCTTGAGATACGAGAGTTTTATGAGGGTCTGAATATGAAAGTGGAGCAACAGATTCCATTGCTGCTGGTCGAAAGGCAGGCGCTAAACGAAGCCAGGGAGGGAGAAAAGGGT GGGAACCATCACATGCCTGAGACCAGAGGACTCTGCTTGTCAGAAGAACAATGTGTTACCACA ATTATAAGGAGGCCAAGAATTGGGTCGGGCTACCGGATGATCGAGATGGTAACCGAGCCTTTTAGACTAGTTCGCCAATGTGAAGTGACAGCGATTCTCATTTTATATGGTCTTCCAAG GCTGCTGACGGGGTCAATCCTTGCTCACGAGATGATGCACGCTTGGCTCCGGCTTCAAg GTTATCCCAATTTAAGTCCTGCAGTTGAAGAAGGCATTTGCCAAGTTTTGGCTCACATGTGGTTGGACTCTGAGATGTATTCTAGCTCTGGAAGCGACGTcgcatcctcttcttcttcctcatcctcgCCGTCATCGTCCTCATTGACGTCCACTTCGTCGAAGAAGGGTCTGCGGTCAGACTTCGAGAAAAAGCTTGGCGAGTTCTTCAAGCACCAAATAGAGTCGGATAGTTCAGCAGCCTATGGAGACGGGTTTAGGTTAGGCAACCAGGCCGTGCTCAAGTACGACCTTCGAAGTACACTCGACCACATCAGGATGACCGGAAGCTTCCCTCTGTGA